One segment of Ipomoea triloba cultivar NCNSP0323 chromosome 12, ASM357664v1 DNA contains the following:
- the LOC115999725 gene encoding monodehydroascorbate reductase 4, peroxisomal-like — protein sequence MGRAFLYVIVGGGVGAGYAAHEFVKRGVSPGELCIISQETVAPYERPALSKGYLLPEAPARIPAFHCCVGTNEERLTPKWYKEHGIELVLGTRVKSADVKRKTLLTATGETITYKFLIIATGARALKLEEFGVHGSDADNVCYLRDLDDANRLVNVIQSCSGKNAVVIGGGYIGMECAASLAINKINVTMVFPEAHCMGRLFTPKIASYYEEFYESKGVKFTKGTVLTSFDFDDDGKVTAVNLRDGTKLPADMVVVGIGIRPNTSLFEGQLTLEKGGIKVNGRMQSSNSSVYAVGDVAAFPVKIFGETRRLEHVDSARKSARHAVSAILDPENTTDFDYLPFFYSRVFTLSWQFYGDNTGEVVHFGDFSGHSFGAYWVNNGHLVGSFLEGGTKEEYEAISKATRLKPRIEDLAELETEGVGFALTLSHTPPPSQPLDASGSGFIVDKPLYVWHATAGVVLAASIAAFAYWYGTRRRRW from the exons GTTGCACCATATGAAAGGCCTGCATTGAGCAAAGGATATCTACTTCCAGAAG CTCCTGCACGTATCCCTGCATTTCACTGTTGTGTAGGTACTAATGAGGAGAGGTTAACACCAAAATGGTACAAAGAACATG GTATTGAATTGGTTCTAGGAACTCGGGTTAAGTCAGCTGATGTGAAGCGGAAGACATTATTAACTGCAACTGGAGAGACTATAACATACAAGTTTCTCATTATTGCAACTGGTGCTCGG GCGTTGAAGCTTGAAGAGTTTGGAGTGCATGGATCAGATGCTGATAATGTTTGTTATTTACGAGATTTGGATGATGCAAACAGGCTTGTAAACGTTATCCAATCATGCTCTGGTAAAAATGCTGTGGTCATTGGTGGTGGATACATTGGGATGGAATGTGCTGCTTCTTTggcaataaacaaaataaatgtcactATGGTCTTCCCAGAAGCACACTGTA TGGGCCGGCTTTTTACTCCGAAGATTGCAAGTTACTATGAAGAGTTTTACGAGTCTAAAGGAGTGAAGTTTACTAAAGGAACTGTCTTAACATCgtttgattttgatgatgatgGGAAG GTTACTGCGGTTAATCTCCGAGATGGCACTAAGCTTCCTGCGGATATGGTTGTGGTTGGAATAGGAATCCGTCCAAATACTAGCCTGTTTGAAGGCCAACTGACATTGGAGAAAGGGGGGATAAAAGTAAATGGGAGAATGCAATCAAGCAATAGCTCAGTGTATGCAGTTGGGGATGTTGCTGCTTTTCCCGTCAAAATCTTTGGTGAAACACGCAGGCTTGAGCATGTCGACTCTGCACGGAAATCAGCGAGGCATGCTGTGAGTGCAATCTTGGATCCAGAGAACACAACAGATTTTGATTACCTGCCATTTTTCTACTCCAGAGTGTTCACGCTCTCATGGCAATTCTACGGAGACAATACGGGCGAAGTAGTTCATTTTGGTGATTTTTCAGGGCATAGTTTCGGGGCATACTGGGTGAACAACGGCCACCTTGTCGGATCTTTTCTCGAGGGTGGAACCAAAGAAGAGTACGAAGCTATATCCAAGGCCACACGGCTGAAACCCCGAATTGAAGACTTAGCTGAACTTGAAACGGAAGGCGTGGGATTCGCTCTAACATTGAGTCACACGCCACCACCTTCACAGCCTCTTGATGCGAGTGGCTCTGGTTTTATTGTGGACAAACCGTTATATGTTTGGCATGCTACGGCTGGTGTTGTATTGGCTGCATCTATCGCTGCCTTCGCCTATTGGTATGGTACGAGGCGTCGAAGGTGGTGA
- the LOC115999113 gene encoding serine/threonine-protein kinase ATM-like, whose protein sequence is MATQKEAETAETLAAGFTELTNPKTPPADNGNLGSDCGVQNGDSVNEFVGDGISLLVQVHGTLETEKEQLALRGNNSPVLKNGDGDSTEEKPQTEAINEDEKSGNEADDDDDDERNDSVSEHTYSVGDYVWGKIKSHPWWPGRIYDPSDASEFAEKYRQTGRLLVVYFGDGSFSWCLPSQLKPFADNFEEMSKQSSIRSFLNAVDKALDEIGMLLVLGMTCQCIPQEHIDGRSWPLAMNAGIKTGVLVPKGDTRTLLLPSYDPRLVVLKLRDLARTTSVPSRLEYVALTSWLSAFYRSKGGCRLSVYCEPGLIEGLEDKTRNHAVDGTDLNVPIEVPIKGPLEDEQVSYRNTGPINCPVLADDNLYHPRKQKSVAELMGENVRSDVGNNSDGGGVAQVTETGIKECRKETDCYSSAKIAKKRRNPLFIKCSENGSRNNVGEAKEEAEKSPASRERKKSKYLSPPYTSPRWITGRSSAKREFEAESEKISKTARVGEQMKPAAEEVVPVPISGHNSEEMKEKVLEQPDDLDMETQIGKENHEKIPGTVYMNASINQVLTEFQSTAIDPLYSSNSGTLDMVREFISAFRKSVYLNRTNYKVHNSRQSGRKRKSLCSPIENHVDVPSATNAKSQQRRKRTKLAKAETSELKKPASTSSGEAEDKEATRKSLIVTFSPGYPLPSKEELVRIFSRYGDLNEKETNTFYKSNCAQVVYENGSDAEAAFKKSVKQSPFGAAHVNYRLRYSPHKQDPRVLLDSQLEHDDALEFGSIKQNLNILKSMLRKCNGKISQEEKFDLEGEIKGLLEKVSTMDVVAP, encoded by the coding sequence ATGGCAACGCAGAAAGAAGCAGAGACCGCTGAAACCCTAGCGGCTGGTTTTACTGAACTGACCAATCCCAAAACCCCCCCTGCTGATAATGGAAATTTGGGCAGTGATTGTGGTGTTCAAAATGGGGACTCTGTGAATGAGTTTGTTGGTGATGGGATTTCTCTTTTGGTACAAGTCCATGGTACATTGGAGACTGAGAAAGAGCAATTGGCACTTAGAGGAAATAATTCTCCTGTTTTGAAGAACGGGGATGGGGATTCTACTGAGGAGAAGCCACAAACTGAAGCTATTAATGAGGATGAAAAATCAGGAAATGaagctgatgatgatgatgatgatgagagaaATGATAGTGTTTCTGAACACACCTATTCTGTAGGTGACTATGTTTGGGGTAAAATCAAGAGTCATCCATGGTGGCCTGGCCGGATTTACGACCCATCTGATGCTTCTGAGTTTGCGGAGAAGTACAGGCAGACGGGTAGGCTCCTCGTGGTTTACTTCGGGGATGGCTCTTTCTCTTGGTGCCTACCATCGCAGCTGAAGCCCTTTGCTGACAACTTCGAGGAGATGTCGAAGCAGAGCAGTATTAGGAGTTTCCTTAATGCGGTGGATAAGGCTCTCGATGAAATTGGCATGTTGTTGGTGTTGGGAATGACTTGCCAATGTATACCACAAGAGCACATTGATGGACGTAGTTGGCCCCTGGCAATGAACGCTGGAATCAAGACGGGAGTTCTCGTACCAAAAGGAGACACCCGTACGCTTTTGCTTCCTAGTTATGACCCTCGGCTGGTAGTTTTAAAGTTGAGGGATCTTGCACGGACCACTTCTGTTCCCAGTAGGCTCGAGTATGTTGCCCTGACTAGTTGGCTATCTGCTTTCTATAGGTCAAAAGGGGGTTGCCGATTATCTGTGTATTGTGAGCCTGGTCTAATTGAAGGCCTGGAGGATAAGACCAGAAATCATGCTGTGGATGGAACTGACCTCAATGTTCCAATTGAGGTACCTATCAAGGGTCCCCTGGAAGACGAACAGGTTTCTTACCGAAATACTGGCCCTATAAATTGTCCAGTGCTTGCTGATGATAATCTTTACCACCCTAGGAAACAGAAAAGCGTGGCTGAACTAATGGGAGAAAATGTCAGGTCCGATGTTGGAAATAACAGCGATGGTGGGGGTGTTGCTCAGGTTACTGAAACGGGTATTAAGGAATGTAGGAAGGAGACCGACTGCTATAGTTCAGCTAAAATTGCAAAGAAAAGGAGGAATCCTTTGTTCATTAAATGCAGTGAAAATGGTTCTCGGAACAATGTAGGAGAGGCCAAAGAAGAAGCTGAAAAGAGTCCTGCTTCAAGGGAAAGGAAAAAGAGCAAGTATCTATCACCTCCATATACAAGCCCTAGGTGGATTACTGGGAGGTCGAGTGCTAAGAGAGAATTTGAAGCAGAATCTGAAAAAATTTCCAAAACTGCTAGAGTTGGCGAGCAGATGAAGCCTGCTGCAGAAGAAGTCGTACCAGTTCCTATTTCGGGCCATAATTCCGAGGAAATGAAGGAAAAGGTTCTGGAACAACCTGATGATCTTGACATGGAAACTCAAATTGGCAAAGAAAATCATGAGAAGATACCTGGAACCGTTTATATGAATGCATCTATAAATCAAGTCTTAACAGAGTTTCAATCTACTGCCATTGACCCTCTATATTCAAGCAACTCTGGAACCCTTGATATGGTTAGAGAATTTATTAGTGCATTCAGGAAGTCGGTCTATTTAAATCGAACAAACTACAAGGTGCATAACAGTAGGCAATCTGGGAGGAAGAGAAAATCACTGTGCTCCCCGATAGAAAACCATGTAGATGTACCGAGTGCAACTAATGCTAAGTCACAGCAACGAAGAAAGCGGACTAAACTGGCCAAGGCAGAGACATCTGAGCTCAAGAAACCCGCTTCAACATCTTCTGGGGAAGCAGAAGATAAGGAAGCTACCAGAAAATCCCTCATCGTAACATTTTCACCTGGCTATCCTCTGCCATCTAAAGAAGAACTTGTTAGAATATTCAGCAGGTATGGTGACTTGAATGAAAAGGAAACTAATACCTTCTATAAATCTAACTGCGCTCAAGTTGTCTATGAGAATGGCTCTGATGCAGAAGCGGCCTTCAAGAAATCTGTTAAGCAAAGCCCATTTGGCGCTGCCCATGTTAACTACAGGCTACGTTACTCTCCACACAAGCAGGATCCCAGAGTCTTGCTCGACTCGCAGTTGGAACATGATGATGCTTTGGAGTTTGGTTCAATCAAGCAGAACCTCAACATTCTGAAATCTATGCTGAGAAAGTGTAATGGAAAAATATCACAAGAGGAGAAATTTGACCTGGAGGGTGAGATCAAGGGACTGCTGGAGAAGGTGAGCACAATGGATGTTGTAGccccataa
- the LOC115998249 gene encoding universal stress protein A-like protein yields MADEQTKIMIAVNESTMKGYPHPSISSKGAFEWTLDKIVRSNTAGFKLLFLHVQVPDEDGFDDTDSLFASPEDFKNLRHKDKIKGLHLLEYFVNQCHERGVSCEAWIKRGDPKDVICHEVQRVHPDLLVVGCRGLGPFQRVFVGTVSEFCVKHAECPVVTIKRSASDTPQDPVDD; encoded by the exons ATGGCAGACGAACAGACTAAGATTATGATCGCAGTGAACGAGTCGACGATGAAGGGGTATCCACACCCATCTATCAGCAGCAAAGGGGCCTTCGAATGGACTCTCGACAAGATCGTCCGCTCCAACACCGCTGGCTTCAAGCTCTTATTTCTCCATGTCCAAGTTCCTGATGAAGAcg GTTTTGATGACACGGATAGCCTCTTTGCATCACCTGAGGATTTTAAGAACTTGAGACACAAGGACAAGATAAAGGGACTCCATCTGCTGGAATACTTCGTCAACCAATGTCATGAGCGTGGG GTATCTTGTGAAGCATGGATCAAGAGAGGAGATCCCAAGGATGTCATCTGCCATGAGGTTCAACGTGTGCATCCTGATCTTCTTGTAGTTGGTTGCCGTGGTCTTGGGCCTTTCCAGCG GGTATTTGTGGGAACTGTTAGTGAATTTTGTGTGAAGCATGCTGAATGTCCTGTTGTCACAATCAAGCGCAGTGCATCAGATACCCCTCAGGACCCTGTTGATGACTAA
- the LOC115999128 gene encoding AUGMIN subunit 6, with translation MTMDREKEREIELESAMYTNCLLLGLDPSIIGIGASNGTPRVGLFRHSNPKLGEQLLYFILSSLRGPTQSAKDFDKVWPIFDSAQSRDFRKVVQGIISELESQGALPRSNSRVSSLATCCGPRFVELLWQLSLHALREVHRRTFAADVASSPLPASLTDVAFSHAASLLPVTKARIALERRRFLKNAETAVRRQAMWSNLAHEMTAEFRGLCAEEAYLQQELEKLHDLRNKVKLEGEQWDELVSSSSQNSHMVQRATRLWDSLLSRKSQHEVLASGPIEDLIAHREHRYRISGSSLLAAMDQSSAVPRDIIASHSDKNDENDRSHEDVIRENYKANSDSSHIQGNDEKFSRMDDRTSRGHPTVDVAEVLRRWTHSLQRIHKQSLQLAKANDGEGPELLRNSHDGGTSSHAESLAATLAEHQQHLASIQVLINQLKEVAPAIQNSISELTEEVTSISSSMPALTRHHGRSNSPIQAQSSGRALDNSNDEVAEMNSRLSAIQLEKVSASPPALKLPPLFSLTPNSSGKGGNTQKRQMPAQNSHIENISEKKFLDQPLLNNHVDNPSQDNDIYFVQNLKRSVREAALLSQSYNPDSSQDSRADDSSDHYFIPLSGAGFTRVGQENKSSLSSAKQLFASGSDSSYLVTSGSENNVGGKSDGIPDLLNDLDSFDDFDAVNGFLSAGGSNSSVSDAPRSFYDMDETPNEVFSPPLLMDASFLADGYEDLLAPLSETDAALIEH, from the exons ATGACGATGGACCGTGAGAAGGAAAGAGAGATTGAGCTGGAGAGTGCAATGTACACCAACTGTTTGTTGTTAGGATTGGATCCGTCGATCATCGGTATCGGAGCCAGCAACGGCACGCCTCGAGTCGGGCTCTTCCGCCACTCCAACCCTAAATTGGGCGAACAGCTTCTCTACTTCATCTTATCCTCTCTCAGAGGCCCAACTCAATCTGCCAAA GACTTTGATAAGGTATGGCCAATTTTCGATTCAGCGCAGTCTCGCGATTTCCGCAAG GTCGTACAAGGAATTATAAGTGAGTTGGAATCGCAAGGGGCACTACCGAGGAGCAATTCGAGGGTATCTTCTCTTGCTACTTGTTGTGGACCAAG ATTTGTTGAACTCCTTTGGCAACTTTCTCTGCATGCTTTGAGGGAAGTTCATAGACGAACTTTTGCAGCTGATGTAGCCTCTAGTCCATTGCCTGCCTCATTGACAGATGTAGCTTTCTCACATGCTGCTTCACTACTTCCTGTAACCAAG GCAAGGATTGCTCTTGAAAGAAGAAGATTTCTGAAAAATGCAGAAACAGCTGTACGCAGACAGGCAATGTGGTCTAATTTGGCTCACGAAATGACAGCAGAATTTCGTGGCCTTTGTGCTGAAGAG GCATATTTGCAGCAAGAACTTGAAAAACTGCATGATTTGAGAAATAAAGTCAAGTTGGAAGGTGAGCAATGGGATGAACTTGTGTCTAGCTCCAGTCAAAACTCTCACATGGTTCAAAGAGCTACTCGCCTGTGGGACTCATTACTATCTCGGAAGA GCCAGCATGAGGTACTCGCCTCTGGGCCCATTGAGGATCTTATAGCTCACCGTGAGCATAG GTATCGCATCTCTGGGTCATCTTTGCTTGCAGCGATGGATCAAAGTTCTGCAGTTCCTCGTGATATAATTGCATCACATTCTGATAAGAATGATGAAAATGATAGATCACATGAAGATGTAATTAGAGAGAATTACAAAGCCAATTCAGATTCTTCCCATATTCAAGGAAATGATGAAAAATTTTCTCGAATGGATGATCGAACCTCAAGAGGCCACCCCACTGTTGATGTAGCAGAAGTCTTAAGGCGTTGGACACATTCCCTACAACGGATTCATAAGCAATCACTTCAACTG GCAAAAGCAAATGACGGAGAAGGACCAGAGCTGCTACGAAATTCACATGATGGTGGCACAAGCAGTCATGCTGAATCTTTAGCAGCAACACTTGCTGAACATCAGCAACATCTAGCCAGCATACAG GTCCTCATTAATCAACTGAAGGAAGTTGCTCCAGCTATACAGAATTCAATTTCAGAGCTGACTGAGGAGGTTACTAGTATTTCATCAAGTATGCCTGCGTTGACCAGGCATCATGGAAGATCGAACTCACCTATCCAAGCACAGAGCAGTGGAAGAGCATTG GACAATAGCAATGATGAGGTTGCTGAAATGAATTCTAGATTGTCAGCCATTCAGCTAGAAAAAGTATCAGCTAGCCCTCCTGCTTTAAAGCTCCCACCATTGTTTAGTCTAACACCTAACTCTTCTGGGAAGGGTGGGAACACTCAGAAGAGACAGATGCCAGCACAAAACAGTCACATAGAAAACATTTCAGAGAAAAAATTCCTTGACCAACCTCTATTAAATAATCATGTGGATAACCCATCACAAG ATAATGACATTTATTTTGTACAAAACTTGAAAAGATCAGTCAGAGAAGCTGCACTTTTGTCTCAATCTTACAATCCAGATTCATCTCAAGATAGTCGTGCTGATGATAGCTCTGACCATTACTTCATACCGCTCTCAGGAGCTGGGTTTACTCGTGTTGGTCAAGAGAACAAATCAAGCTTATCAAGTGCTAAACAGCTGTTTGCTTCTGGATCAGACTCATCCTATCTAGTAACGAGTGGTTCAGAAAATAATGTGGGGGGCAAATCTGATGGAATCCCAGATTTACTAAATGATCTGGATTCTTTTGATGACTTTGATGCTGTGAATGGTTTTCTTTCTGCTGGGGGTTCAAACTCCTCAGTTTCTGATGCACCCAGGTCATTTTATGATATGGATGAAACTCCAAATGAAGTATTTTCACCCCCTTTGCTCATGGACGCTTCATTTTTGGCTGATGGTTATGAAGACTTGCTTG CACCATTGTCAGAAACTGATGCTGCTTTAATAGAGCATTGA